The genomic DNA TTCATAACAGCTACTTTAAACAATATTGCCTATTTTTGCACGTAAACAGACTGTGGGCGTTATTTTAAAACACAAAAGATAAGATTTATTGCAAGTGCAGCTACAAATGGTATCATAATCAAGCTTTCGTGGAAGTGAGAGCATATGTGAAACCAAATCTGATTTAGTGTTTGAAGGGAGACCAGACAATGGCCTATATTATTACTGAACCATGCATAGGTGTAAAAGACTCAGCATGTGTTGAAGTGTGTCCTGTGGATTGTATTCACGGTAAAGATTCTGATGAACAATTGTATATTCACCCAGAAGAATGTATTGATTGCGGTGCCTGTGAGCCGGCATGCCCAGTCAATGCTATTTTTATTGAAGAGGAAGT from bacterium includes the following:
- a CDS encoding ferredoxin family protein; its protein translation is MAYIITEPCIGVKDSACVEVCPVDCIHGKDSDEQLYIHPEECIDCGACEPACPVNAIFIEEEVPEKWQPFIEKNKKYFE